One part of the Nitrososphaerota archaeon genome encodes these proteins:
- the nrfD gene encoding polysulfide reductase NrfD, with product MDKTDEKILRPLLYTSVRFYIFFGILLALILFALYAWYIQLTQGLAVTGLNDIGRGPPWGLYITNFIFFVGLAHGGIAISAAVRLAGLKRYKPIARVAELLTPICLIIAMFSIVLDEGRPDRLINIFLYYAERIGQSPLVWDITVVIIYFSFSTTYLLLTLRSDLTLIKERPLRWRWLYRLLLLGYRRGEEEKIEKVAWWMAACIPGLLVLLSGGVIAWLLGLMVSRPGWYGAFMGPYFVTAAIISAVAAVIVVSAIIRRIFGWQDYIRDEIFKGLGNFLSAGMFVYLYFMLAEQLTMRYPGPSLMPEFLVSQEIMQGRYAPLFWVTTIVFFFTPALTLFLQAAFKRFNIILTVSSATLILLGLWVKRYLIVVPPLLYSLLPYPIGSYTPTWVEWALIAGTFALATILYTLSVKIIPIMEVKGD from the coding sequence TTGGATAAGACGGATGAAAAGATTCTACGGCCACTCCTCTACACTAGCGTCAGATTCTACATATTCTTCGGCATCCTGCTAGCCCTTATACTCTTCGCGCTCTACGCTTGGTACATACAGCTAACGCAAGGACTCGCAGTAACTGGGCTAAATGACATAGGAAGAGGGCCTCCTTGGGGCCTCTACATAACTAACTTTATCTTCTTCGTGGGCTTAGCTCACGGTGGAATAGCGATCTCAGCAGCGGTCCGCTTAGCTGGGTTGAAGAGGTACAAGCCTATAGCTAGAGTAGCTGAACTGCTCACGCCTATCTGCCTAATAATAGCGATGTTTAGCATCGTGTTAGACGAGGGGAGACCAGACAGGCTCATCAACATCTTCCTCTACTACGCTGAGCGCATCGGTCAGAGCCCACTAGTCTGGGACATTACAGTAGTAATCATCTACTTTAGTTTCAGCACAACCTACCTGCTTCTCACACTACGCAGCGACCTCACCCTAATCAAGGAGAGACCGCTTAGGTGGAGATGGCTGTATAGGCTTCTACTTCTAGGGTATAGGCGTGGAGAGGAGGAGAAGATAGAGAAAGTTGCTTGGTGGATGGCAGCCTGCATCCCTGGGCTCCTCGTACTCCTAAGCGGAGGAGTCATAGCTTGGCTTCTAGGATTAATGGTGTCTCGACCAGGTTGGTACGGCGCCTTCATGGGACCATACTTTGTCACCGCAGCCATAATATCTGCTGTAGCAGCTGTGATTGTGGTATCAGCTATTATACGGCGTATATTCGGTTGGCAAGACTATATACGGGACGAAATATTCAAAGGGTTAGGGAACTTCCTCTCCGCTGGGATGTTTGTGTACCTATACTTCATGTTGGCTGAACAGCTGACTATGCGATACCCTGGCCCCTCCCTCATGCCTGAATTCCTAGTGTCTCAAGAGATCATGCAAGGCAGGTATGCTCCCCTCTTCTGGGTAACAACCATTGTGTTCTTCTTCACACCAGCCCTAACCCTCTTCCTACAAGCAGCATTCAAACGCTTTAACATCATACTTACGGTTTCTTCAGCTACCCTCATACTACTAGGCTTATGGGTCAAGCGCTACCTAATCGTCGTACCACCTCTACTCTACTCACTTCTACCATACCCAATCGGCAGCTACACACCAACGTGGGTCGAGTGGGCTTTGATCGCAGGCACTTTCGCACTCGCCACTATACTTTACACACTATCTGTTAAGATAATACCTATAATGGAGGTGAAAGGTGATTAG
- the tnpB gene encoding IS200/IS605 family element transposase accessory protein TnpB — protein sequence MVYREAKIVRRKGEWFVYITVEKEVEERNPKSVLAVDLGIRWIATTVNSNNPKPKFYGKELRRIKGHYFYLRGTLALKKAYRAIKKIGHKERRVVNDVLHKTSRTIVNEALQNGSMIVLGNLRGIRKNGKGRRFNRRLNNGFPYHRLTQFIEYKARWLGIKLIKVSEKNTSKTCHRCGHTGLRIGSLFKCPKCGYSSNADYNGAMNILKRATGYMPIAGAPLTVPRTR from the coding sequence ATGGTTTACAGAGAGGCTAAAATTGTAAGGCGAAAAGGCGAGTGGTTCGTCTACATAACTGTTGAAAAAGAAGTTGAAGAACGAAATCCTAAGTCGGTTTTAGCTGTTGATTTAGGGATAAGGTGGATCGCCACAACCGTCAACTCCAACAACCCAAAACCAAAATTCTATGGTAAAGAGCTTAGACGCATCAAAGGACACTACTTCTACCTCAGAGGGACCCTAGCCTTGAAGAAAGCCTACAGAGCCATAAAGAAGATTGGGCATAAAGAGAGACGAGTAGTCAACGACGTCTTGCACAAGACAAGCAGGACTATAGTCAACGAGGCCTTACAAAACGGTTCAATGATTGTTCTCGGAAATCTCAGAGGCATAAGAAAGAACGGCAAAGGAAGAAGATTCAACAGAAGACTAAACAACGGATTCCCATACCACAGATTAACCCAATTCATAGAGTACAAAGCCAGATGGCTTGGGATAAAACTCATCAAGGTGAGCGAGAAAAACACGTCTAAAACATGCCATAGATGCGGGCATACAGGGCTTCGAATCGGAAGCCTCTTCAAATGCCCAAAATGCGGCTACTCATCCAACGCAGACTACAACGGAGCCATGAACATACTCAAGCGGGCTACGGGCTATATGCCCATAGCAGGGGCACCCTTGACAGTGCCCAGAACTCGGTAG
- a CDS encoding Lrp/AsnC family transcriptional regulator, which yields MPRAFVLINANLGTESALVSKLKKMPHVKQAYFVYGVYDVIAEVEAETMEQLKEVIAGNIRGLDEVRSTLTMVVID from the coding sequence ATGCCAAGAGCGTTCGTCCTCATAAACGCGAACCTCGGCACGGAGTCAGCTCTGGTTAGTAAGTTGAAGAAGATGCCTCACGTTAAGCAAGCGTACTTTGTGTACGGTGTCTATGATGTTATCGCTGAAGTTGAGGCTGAGACTATGGAGCAGCTGAAAGAAGTTATAGCAGGGAACATACGTGGACTTGACGAGGTCAGATCCACACTAACAATGGTAGTTATAGATTGA